DNA sequence from the Devosia lacusdianchii genome:
GAGGTCTTGCCGGTGGCGGTGCTGGCCAGTCTCTATGCCAAGGGAGGAGGCGGTGTTCCGGTCAACGGACCCCGCGCCGTGGCACTGCTGCAACCCTTTGCTGATGGCGGACATGCCGCGGCGCTGGTGGGACTGGGCGATATCTATGCCAAGGGTTCCGGCACAGTCGCGGTCGACTTGCCGCGTGCTCGCGCGCTGTTCGAGCAGGCCGCTGAAACTGGCGATCTAGCGGCGATGAACCGCCTGGGCTTTATGCTGGTGCTGGGGCAGGGCGGGGCAGCTGATGCGGCGCGTGGCCTTGATCTGCTCGATCAAGTCATGGCGGGCGGCGATACCTGGGCCATGCTGCAACTCGCCGATCTCTATGCGGAGGGTGCTACCCTGCCGCTGGATGGAGCTAAGGCGCTGCAGTACTACGCGCGTGCCGCCGAACGCGGCAATGCCGCGGGCCTGACCCGCATCGGTCTGCTCTATCAGCGCGGCTTGGCCCATATCGCTACCGATCCGGCGGCTGCACTCGACTATTTCGAGCGCGCCGCCGCAGCGGGCGATGGCGGCGGGCGCATCTACCTGGCCTTGATGCTGCTCGAGCGGGCGTCCGCAGGCGACATGGCTCGCGCCGTGCAATTGCTTGACGCAGCCGCAATGGCCGGCGACGCCTGGGCCACGACAATCCTGGCCGACCTGTTGATACGCGGCGACAGGATCGATGCGGATGGGCCGCGCGCTCTGGCCCTGCTCGAGCCGCTTGCCGAAAAGGGCAATGCAGCGGCGCTCGCCAGCCTGGGCAATCTTTACGCGACCGGCGTCGGCGCCATTGCCGCCGATACGGTAAGGGCGGCTGGATACTTCGAGGCTGCGGCGGCGCTGGATGACTATGGTGCCAAGAGCCGGTTCGGCCTGATGCTGCTCAAGGGAGAGGGGGTGAAGGCCGACCCGGCGCGTGGCCTGGCGCTACTCCAGAACGTGGCCAGCATCGGCGATGGTTGGGCCAAGATACAGTTGGGAGATGTTCTGGCTTCCGGCGAGACTGTGCCTCTTGATGCCGATGCTGCCCTTGCAGCCTATCAGGGCGCGCGCGATGCCGGCCTGGCAGCCGGCGCTATCAAGCTAGGAAACTTGTATCTGACGGGTAAGGGCGCCATCGCCCCTGATCCGACCCGTGCGGCCGCCTACTTCGCGGAGGCAGCCGATAGCGGCGAGAGCGTCGGCCAGGTCAACCTGGCCTTGCTGTTGCTCGATGGCAAGGGCGTCACGCAGGACGTGAACCAGGCCGTTGGTCTGCTCAGGCGAGCGGCTGGAGCAGGTGATGCCTGGGCCAATGGCACATTGGGCGGACTCTACGCCGACGGCCGCCACCTTCCACCCGACTACGACAATGCCCGCTTGTTCTCGGTTGCCGCTGCCAAAGCCGGCGACTCCGGTGCGATGCTGCGTCTGGGCATCTTGCTGGCGACCGGTCCCCTGGCCCAGGACCACCGGGCGGAGGGCATGGACCTGGTCGATGCAGCAGTCGTGGCGCAGGTGCCGAACGCCGTGGTCGAACGGGCCCGGCTGCATCTGATGGGGCTGGCCGGACCCGACGGCGGTCCCATGGCGGAGAGCGCACTGCTGGCCGAACTGGATGACGGCAATCCGGCGGCGCTCCGCCTGCTGCTGCAGCTTTATCGTGCCGGCGGACCGGGCCTCAAGGCGCGCCCGGCGCAAGCGCAGTCGCTGCTCGATGCGAACTCCGCCCTGCTTGCGCCTGAGGCCGTGGCCTTCGAGACGATCGCCCTGCGGGCACTGCCGCCGGCCACTGAGCAGTCTCTGGCGGACATCGGGGCGGCACTCGGTGGCATTGCCAGCACGGACCTATCGCAGACCGTCCAGATGCTCTTTTGGGGCAACAAGAACGCGTATGTTTTCGCGCTGCAGCGCGGCCTGCGCGATGCCGGACTTTATGATGGTCCGCTTAACGGATACCTCGGTCAGGCGACAATCTCCGCCATCAACCGTGTCTGCCGCCAGCTCGACGCTGAAGCGACCTGCGCGGCGGGGCCACTGACCCCCGACGTGGCAATCCTGCTCGGCAACTATCTCGCCAGCCAGTCCAAGCCGCTGCAACACTCCTAGGCTGGTCGGCGCGAAGGCATGGCATCCCGGCGCTAGATCGGGCAGGTTGGCGGAAAGATCGGCCCACGGGCCGGTGCCGACCTGTCCGATACCGGGGATTAGACCATGAGTTTTCGTGCGTTGCTGACTGAACGCGATGACGCCGGTTTGGTGTCGTCGCGCGTGCAGGCGATCGACGAGGCGGCGCTGCCCGAGGGCGACGTCGTAGTCGACGTCGCCTGGGCTGGTTTCAACTACAAGGATGGGTTGTGCCTCACCGGCGGTGGCGCGTTGGTGCGCAACTATCCGCATGTGGCGGGTGTCGATTTTTCGGGCACGGTTCGCTCCAGCAGCGATCCGCGCTATCGCGAAGGGCAGTCTGTGGTGCTGACCGGCTGGCGGGTCGGGGAAATCCACTGGGGCGGCTTCGCGCAGCGCGCCCGGGTCAAGGCGGACTGGCTGGTGCCTCTCCCGGATGGGCTCACGCTACGAGACGCAATGGTGCTGGGTACGGCCGGCTTGACCGCGATGCTGGCGATCGAGCGGCTGGAAGCGGCTGGCCTCAAGCCTGAAGATGGCGATGTGCTGGTGACCGGTGGTTCGGGCGGCGTGGGTTCGCTGGCGATTTCGTTATTGGGCCGGCTCGGTTACGCCGTGACGGCCTTGTCCGGACGCCCCGAGCATGAGGCTGGCCTGCGCGCTTTGGGGGCGTCCGGATTTCTCCGGCGCGACGACTTTCTTGCCGAAGCGGCCAAGCCGCTGGAAAGCGCCCGCTGGGCGGCGGCAATCGACAATGTCGGCGGCGCCATACTGGGCC
Encoded proteins:
- a CDS encoding acryloyl-CoA reductase; amino-acid sequence: MSFRALLTERDDAGLVSSRVQAIDEAALPEGDVVVDVAWAGFNYKDGLCLTGGGALVRNYPHVAGVDFSGTVRSSSDPRYREGQSVVLTGWRVGEIHWGGFAQRARVKADWLVPLPDGLTLRDAMVLGTAGLTAMLAIERLEAAGLKPEDGDVLVTGGSGGVGSLAISLLGRLGYAVTALSGRPEHEAGLRALGASGFLRRDDFLAEAAKPLESARWAAAIDNVGGAILGRLLKQVRYGGVVASVGNAGGIALETNVLPFILRAVTLIGIDSVMQPTPVRVAAWQRLAGLFDSASYARHVEEVRLEDLPDAAKRILSGQVHGRVLVRPD
- a CDS encoding tetratricopeptide repeat protein, with the translated sequence MGLRLAVVVAVGLGLGVSAYGQTGAHECAPADRVCVMDQLDDAASAGDVVAKINLARMFLEEPEQPASWRRAAVLLQQAAATGDAWSTNILAGLYRQGIGVPEDGRKVLSLLVPLAAEGSTAALAGLGDLFANGAGTVRPDKQRAARYYARAAAGGDAHGKYRLALMLLDGSGVPVDIPRAVDLLDELAAAGDPWVLIQLGDVFASGKAKPANRAIDYFDRAAEAGNSAAMVRLAQIYQSGIGTVAPDSAKATDLLERAAALNDVGAQVLLAQALLAGGEPGAAARAVYLLETAAAKGEVLPVAVLASLYAKGGGGVPVNGPRAVALLQPFADGGHAAALVGLGDIYAKGSGTVAVDLPRARALFEQAAETGDLAAMNRLGFMLVLGQGGAADAARGLDLLDQVMAGGDTWAMLQLADLYAEGATLPLDGAKALQYYARAAERGNAAGLTRIGLLYQRGLAHIATDPAAALDYFERAAAAGDGGGRIYLALMLLERASAGDMARAVQLLDAAAMAGDAWATTILADLLIRGDRIDADGPRALALLEPLAEKGNAAALASLGNLYATGVGAIAADTVRAAGYFEAAAALDDYGAKSRFGLMLLKGEGVKADPARGLALLQNVASIGDGWAKIQLGDVLASGETVPLDADAALAAYQGARDAGLAAGAIKLGNLYLTGKGAIAPDPTRAAAYFAEAADSGESVGQVNLALLLLDGKGVTQDVNQAVGLLRRAAGAGDAWANGTLGGLYADGRHLPPDYDNARLFSVAAAKAGDSGAMLRLGILLATGPLAQDHRAEGMDLVDAAVVAQVPNAVVERARLHLMGLAGPDGGPMAESALLAELDDGNPAALRLLLQLYRAGGPGLKARPAQAQSLLDANSALLAPEAVAFETIALRALPPATEQSLADIGAALGGIASTDLSQTVQMLFWGNKNAYVFALQRGLRDAGLYDGPLNGYLGQATISAINRVCRQLDAEATCAAGPLTPDVAILLGNYLASQSKPLQHS